Below is a window of Mycobacterium dioxanotrophicus DNA.
GTCGCCATCCACCTGGTGGCCTCGATGACCATGGTGTGGCTGTCGGTGCTGCTGTACGTGAAGGTCGGCCAGCCCGACGCCGGATCCCCCGCCGTGCGCGTGGCAAAACCCTTGCGGCAGTTGACCGCGCTGAGCGCCGTCATCCTCGCCGCGATCCTGGTGACCGGGACGCTGGTCACCGGCGCAGGTCCGCACGCAGGTGACAAGAGCCTCGACCGTGTGGTGCCGCGCCTGCAGGTGGAGATCACCACCCTGGTGCACGCCCACTCGTCGCTTCTGATCGCCTACCTGTCGATGATCATCGCGCTCGGGTTCGCGCTCGCCGCGGTGCACGCGGCCCGGCCGATCATGGTCCGGCTCGGTGTGCTGCTGGCCCTGGTGTGCGCGCAGGGACTGGTCGGGATCGTGCAGTTCTACACCGGCGTGCCGGCCGCGCTGGTCGCCGTGCACGTTGCCGGCGCAGCGGCCTGCACGGCCGCCACGGCGGCACTATGGGCGTCGATGCGAGAGCGGACCGAGGCCGAGCCGCTCGAGGGCCGATTCGACCCCGAGCGCGAATCGACGTTCGGCGTCAGCCCGGTTGACAGCGCTTAGCTGACGGAAACCCAGGGACGGCTCGACCAACTCGAGTTCCAAGAGCCGAGGATCGTCGAGACCATTCCCCGTCGCTGCGCTCGCCCGGGCCCCGCCGATCACGTCCACCCGGGCGTACAGCAGATCGCTCGCGGCGATGTCGAAAATCCGTGTCACGGCCGCAATGGCCAGCCGGCCGACTTCCCAGATGGCATCCTCGGGCTCGGCCGGTGACAAGGTTTCGGTGGCATAGGTTCCGGTCTCCTCGAATTCCGGGGCGCTGCCCGCCGGCGGAAGGATCGGTCCCTTGATGAACGCATGGGACTCCTCGCCGTTGATGAACACCAGGGCGGTCTCCCCGTCGGCGATGCGCGCGTCGTAGGGCTGCACCAGCACGGCGCGTCCCTGTGCGTGCAGCTGGGCGGCGTGTGCGACGGCGGCGTCGGCGTCGACGAAGCGTTGCGCCCCTTGTGAACCCGCCCCGACCGCAGGTTTGACCACCACCTCGCCGGCCGGAACGGTCACGGCATGGCCGACCGGGAAATGCTGTGTAGGCACCACCGGCACACCGAGCTTGTCCAGGTCGATCAGGTAGTGCTTGTCGACGTTCCAGGTGACCAGCGCAGGCGCATTGATCAGGTTGCGCACCGAGCGGGTCCACGACAGGTATTCGTCGAGCCGGTCGGCGTAGTCCCACGTGGCCCTGAGCACCACCAGATCCGCATCCCGGGTCGCAGGGTCGTCCCAGGACAGCCACCGCGCATGCAGGCCCCGCGTGCGCAGCGCGGCGACCAGACCCGCGTCGTCGCCGTCGCCGTCGGGCAGTGACGGACAACCGGCGAACACGATGCGCGGATGGAAGATGTCCGGGCGGGCGAGCTTCACACAATCCTCCAGGGTCGGTGGCGACGGGCTAAACCAAGAGTGTCACGGGATCCGGCGGGGTGTTGCGGCACACGCGAACGGCCGAGGCTTGGCAGGATGGTCACCATGCACGCGATCGAAGTCGCCGAGACCGGTGGACCCGAGGTCCTCAATTTCATCGAACTGGCCGAGCCCACCCCCGGGCCCGGCGAGATATTGATCAAGGCCGAAGCGATCGGCGTGAACTTCATCGACACCTACTTCCGGTCCGGGCTGTACCCGCGGGAGCTGCCGTTCGTCGTCGGCACCGAGGTGTGCGGCACCGTCGCCGCCGTCGGTGACGACGTGGCGGCACTGGCGGTCGGCGACCGGGTGGTGACCGCCAACGCGACCGGGGCATACGCCGAATATTGCGTCGCCCCGGCCGATTTCAGCGCCTACGTGCCGGACGGCGTGGCGCCGGACGCGGTGGCTTCCGCACTACTCAAGGGCATGACCGCGCACTACCTCATCAAGTCGACCTATCCGGTGCAACCGTCGGACACCGTGCTGCTGCACGCCGGCGCAGGCGGCGTGGGACTGATCCTCACGCAGTGGGCCACCAGCATCGGCACCCGGGTGATCACCACGGCATCCACGCCGCAGAAAGCCGAGCTGTCCCGGCAGGCCGGAGCCGTCGAGGTGCTCGACTACCCCGATGACCCGGCAGAGTTCGCCGACAAGATCCGCGATCTCACCGGCGGCCTCGGGGTCGCCGCCGTCTACGACGGGGTGGGCAAGTCGACGTTCGACGCGAGCCTGGCCAGTTTGGCCGTGCGCGGGACGCTGGCGTTGTTCGGCGCCGCCAGTGGCCCGGTCCCGCCGGTCGACCCGCAGCGCCTCAACTCGTCGGGTTCGGTGTTCCTGACCCGCCCGACGCTGGCGCACTACACCCGCACACCCGACGAATTCTCCTGGCGGGCCGGGGAACTGATCAACGCGATCGCCGACGGGACCATCAACATCACCGTGGGCGGACGCTATCCGCTCGCCGAGGCCGCCCAGGCCCACACCGATCTGCAGGGCCGCAAGACCGTCGGCTCGATCGTGCTGGTGCCCTAGAGTCGCCTACGCGCGACGCCGAGTTCGACGAAAACGTCGCTGCGCCGCGGGCGCTACGACGCTTTCGTCGAACTCGCGGACAGTCCAGTCCGCTAAATGGGCTCGGCCACCGGGAACGTCCATGACCCGTCGAGGATCTGCTGGCGGGGCCGGTAGAGCCGCACGATGTAGTTCCAGCCGTCGGTGATCGGCAGCAGGTTCACCGCGTCGGCACCGCCGAACTGGATGACGGTCGCACCGTCGGAGCCCTTCGCCGCGGTGATGTTGTTCAGCGAGTACGCGTTCCGGGCATTCGGTGTGAAGTACCCGTCCTTGTTGTAAACGGTCACCGACCAGAACCCGTCCACCGGAACATCTTCGACGGTGAGCCGGTGCACGGTGGCGCCGTCGTTGGCGGCGGGGAAGACCGGTAGGTACAGCGCGTCACGTTCCGGGTTGCCGCCCCAGGCGTACGCCGAACCGATCAGGTGCCGCACCGGGTCGACGGAGTCCCGCGGCCCGAAGGTCGCCTTGCTGTCCGGAAGCGTGGTCGACAACGTGATCAGTGCGTCGCGGACCGTCTTCTGGCTGACCGGATCCCATTGCGGCACTTCGAAGCTGCCCTGCGCGGCCTGGCTGACCGAGATCGCGTCCTGCAGCGCATGCACCGCCTCGACGTCTGCCGGGTCGTTGGGGTCGACGAGGGTCCGGATCGCTGTTGCGACATATCGGGTGCCGATATCCGCCCGGGTGAGGGTGAGCTCCGCAGGCGCATAGACGACTGTCGGAACGTAGTGATCCTCGGTGATGATCTGCAGGGCCATGAAGCGCCCGGCGCTGTCGGGAAGGGTCACCGTGACCGGCCCGGCGTCCAGATCGAACACCCCTGCCGAGTAGAGGGTGTCCCGGTTCTGCCGGATCACCAGTTGGTTGTCGAGCGGACTCAACTCACGGATGTGGTGCAGCGCCGCGAAGCCGCCGTCTTTGACGATATTGGCGAAATAGAGGTCGGATTCGGCGCGGGCGAAGTTGTCGGGGGTGACCAGCACGCCCGCAGATTACCGCCCGAACAGCGTCGGCAGTGCCAGTGCCGAGTCCACGGCGAGCGCGCAGAACACCACGGCCAGGTAGTTGTTGGACTGCAGGAACAGGCGCAAGGGCTTGACCGGCTCGCCGCGCTTGACGCCGGAGTACAGCTGGTGGGCCATCACCAGGAACCATGCCCCTGCCAGCAGCGCGACCGACGCGTAGAGCCAGCCGGTGGCCAGTGCGAGCACCATCGTGGTCAGCACGGTGAGCCACGTGTAGATCAGGATCTGCTTGGTCACCTGGCGTTCGGTGGCCACCGCGGGCAGCATCGGCACGCCGGCCGCCTTGTAGTCGTCCTTGTAGCGCATCGCCAGGGCCCAGGTATGCGGCGGCGTCCAGAAGAAGATGACCAGGAACATCACCAGCGCGGGCCATTGGATGGTTCCGGTGACCGCCGACCAGCCGATCATCACGGGCATGCAGCCCGCCGCCCCGCCCCACACCACGTTCTGCGACGTGCGCCGCTTGAGCAGCAGGGTGTAGACGAAGACGTAGAACGCGATGGTCACCAGGCCCAGCACACCCGAGAGCAGGTTGGTGGTCCACCACAGCCATGCGAACGAGGCGACCGTCAGGGCGAGCCCGAAGATCAGCGCGTGCCGGGTCGGCACCGACGCCTTGGCCAGCGGCCTGCGCGCGGTGCGCTTCATGACCTTGTCGATGTCGGCGTCGGCCACGCAGTTGAGGGTGTTGGCACCCGCCGCCGCCATCATGCCGCCGATCAGCGTGTTGAGGATCAGCAGCGGATCAACGACACCGCGATGCGCCAGCAGCATGGCCGGTATCGCCGTCACCAGCAACAGCTCGATGACACGCGGCTTGGTGAGTGCCACATACGCCAGGAAAGTGCTGCGTATTCGGCTCGGCGCCCCACCGAGGGAACGGCGCTCGCGAATGCTCACGCAAATAACTCCTCGGGTGACTGCACGCGACTTCTACTACAGACGATGGTAGACCGCATGGCTGAGTGCCCGACACCGCAGGGTCGGATTTGCGAACCCGGCCGAGGTGAACGGCGGCCTAATCGTGCCCCAACCAACCGCACTCGATGACCCGGTGGCACTAGGGTGTTGGATGGAGCTGCGGGCCGGCCGCGCACAGCTCAGCACATGCAATCGGAACTTAGGAGCGAGGTAGTGACCACCGTCGAAGAGATCTCCGCCCTCACCCGCCCGAACCATCCGGACGACTGGACGGACCTCGATTCGGCCGCCGTCGATACGGTCCGCGTACTGGCCGCCGATGCGGTGCAGAAGGTCGGCAACGGCCACCCCGGCACCGCCATGAGCCTGGCCCCGCTGGCCTACTCGCTGTTTCAGCGCCAGATGCGCCACGACCCCAGCGACACCCACTGGATCGGCCGCGACCGGTTCGTGCTGTCGTGTGGGCACTCCAGCCTCACGCTGTACATCCAGCTGTACCTCGGCGGGTTCGGCCTGGAGCTGGCCGACATCGAGGCGCTGCGCACGTGGGGTTCGCTGACCCCCGGACACCCCGAGTACCGCCACACCAAGGGCGTCGAGATCACCACGGGCCCGCTGGGCCAGGGCCTGGCGTCGGCCGTCGGCATGGCGATGGCCGCCCGCTACGAGCGTGGCCTGTTCGACCCCGACACCGCTCCCGGTGAGAGCCCGTTCGACCACTACATCTACGTGATCGCCTCCGACGGCGACATCGAGGAGGGCGTCACCAGCGAAGCGTCGTCGCTGGCAGGCACCCAAGAGCTGGGCAACCTCATCGTGTTCTGGGACGACAACAAGATCTCCATCGAGCACGACACCCAGATCGCGCTGACCGAGGACACCCCGGCGCGGTACCGGGCCTACGGCTGGCATGTCCAGGAAGTCGAAGGCGGCGAGAACGTCGCCGGCATCGAGGCGGCCATCGCGGAAGCCAAGAAGGTGACCGACAAGCCGTCGTTCATCGCGGTGCGCACCATCATCGGCTACCCCGCACCCACCAAGATGAACACCGGTGGCGTGCACGGCGCGGCGCTGGGCGCCGACGAGGTCGCGGCCACCAAGAAGGTGCTCGGCTTCGACCCCGACAAGAGCTTCGAGGTGCGCGATGACGTCATCGCCCACACGCGCGAGCTGGTCGCCCGCGGCAAGAAGGCCCACGAGGACTGGCAGATCTCGTTCGACGCCTGGGCCAAGCGGGAGCCGGAGCGCAAGGCGCTGCTCGACCGCCTGCTGGCCCACGAACTGCCCGAGGGCTGGGACGCCGACCTGCCGCACTGGGAGGCCGACTCCAAGCCGGTGGCCACCCGCGCCGCCTCCGGTGCGGTGCTCGCCGCCGTCGGGCCGAAGCTGCCCGAACTGTGGGGTGGTTCGGCGGACCTCGCCGGCAGCAACAACACCACCATCAAGGGCGCCAAATCCTTTGGCCCGCCGTCACAGTCGACCCACGACTGGACCATGAGCTGGTACGGCCGCACCCTGCACTTCGGTATCCGCGAACACGCCATGGGCGCCATCCTGTCCGGCATCGTGCTGCACGGCCCGACCCGGGCGTACGGCGGGACGTTCCTGCAGTTCTCGGACTACATGCGGCCCGCGGTGCGGCTGGCTTCCCTGATGGACATCGACCCGATTTACGTGTGGACACACGATTCGATCGGTCTCGGCGAGGACGGTCCGACCCATCAGCCGATCGAGCACCTGGCGGCCCTGCGGTCCATCCCGAACCTGTCGGTGGTCCGCCCGGGTGATCCGAATGAGACCGCGTACGCGTGGAAGACCGTGCTCGAGCGCACGGCCAACACCGGCCCCGTCGGATTGATCCTGACCCGACAGGGTGTCCCGGTACTGGAGGGAACCAGCGCCGAAGGCGTGGCCCGTGGTGGCTACGTGCTCGGTGGCGGCAAGCCCGCCGACGACGCCGACGTCGTCATCATCGCGACCGGCTCGGAGCTGCAACTGGCCGTCGCGGCGCAGAAGGCGCTGGCCGAGAAGGACATCGTCGCCGCCGTGGTGTCGATGCCGTGTGTGGAGTGGTTCGAGAAGCAGCCGCAGGATTACCAGGACTCGGTGCTGCCGCCGAGCGTGTCGGCGCGCGTCGCGGTCGAGGCGGGTATCGCCCAGCCGTGGCACAAGCTGGTCGGCGACACCGGGCAGATCGTGTCCATCGAGCACTACGGCGCATCGGCCGACGACAAGACCCTGTTCCGCGAGTTCGGCTTCACGCCAGAGGCTGTGGTCGCCGCGGCGGAACGATCCCTGAACAACTAGTAGAGGAAGCGAATCATGACTCAGAACCCGAATCTCGCGGCGCTGAGTGCCGCGGGAGTATCCGTGTGGCTCGACGACCTGTCGCGTGAGCGGCTGCAATCAGGGAACCTCACGGACCTGATCAACACCCGCAGCGTGG
It encodes the following:
- a CDS encoding COX15/CtaA family protein, producing the protein MVDLLPLPSLRVQRIIAFLVILTQGGIAVTGAIVRVTASGLGCPTWPQCFPGSFTPVPHAEVAVVHQAVEFGNRMITFLVVFTAIAAVLAVTRARRRREVLIYAWLMPASTVVQAIIGGITVRTGLLWWTVAIHLVASMTMVWLSVLLYVKVGQPDAGSPAVRVAKPLRQLTALSAVILAAILVTGTLVTGAGPHAGDKSLDRVVPRLQVEITTLVHAHSSLLIAYLSMIIALGFALAAVHAARPIMVRLGVLLALVCAQGLVGIVQFYTGVPAALVAVHVAGAAACTAATAALWASMRERTEAEPLEGRFDPERESTFGVSPVDSA
- a CDS encoding ATP-grasp domain-containing protein translates to MKLARPDIFHPRIVFAGCPSLPDGDGDDAGLVAALRTRGLHARWLSWDDPATRDADLVVLRATWDYADRLDEYLSWTRSVRNLINAPALVTWNVDKHYLIDLDKLGVPVVPTQHFPVGHAVTVPAGEVVVKPAVGAGSQGAQRFVDADAAVAHAAQLHAQGRAVLVQPYDARIADGETALVFINGEESHAFIKGPILPPAGSAPEFEETGTYATETLSPAEPEDAIWEVGRLAIAAVTRIFDIAASDLLYARVDVIGGARASAATGNGLDDPRLLELELVEPSLGFRQLSAVNRADAERRFALGVESALERLGLGPLSHRRP
- a CDS encoding quinone oxidoreductase family protein; its protein translation is MHAIEVAETGGPEVLNFIELAEPTPGPGEILIKAEAIGVNFIDTYFRSGLYPRELPFVVGTEVCGTVAAVGDDVAALAVGDRVVTANATGAYAEYCVAPADFSAYVPDGVAPDAVASALLKGMTAHYLIKSTYPVQPSDTVLLHAGAGGVGLILTQWATSIGTRVITTASTPQKAELSRQAGAVEVLDYPDDPAEFADKIRDLTGGLGVAAVYDGVGKSTFDASLASLAVRGTLALFGAASGPVPPVDPQRLNSSGSVFLTRPTLAHYTRTPDEFSWRAGELINAIADGTINITVGGRYPLAEAAQAHTDLQGRKTVGSIVLVP
- a CDS encoding DUF1254 domain-containing protein, producing the protein MLVTPDNFARAESDLYFANIVKDGGFAALHHIRELSPLDNQLVIRQNRDTLYSAGVFDLDAGPVTVTLPDSAGRFMALQIITEDHYVPTVVYAPAELTLTRADIGTRYVATAIRTLVDPNDPADVEAVHALQDAISVSQAAQGSFEVPQWDPVSQKTVRDALITLSTTLPDSKATFGPRDSVDPVRHLIGSAYAWGGNPERDALYLPVFPAANDGATVHRLTVEDVPVDGFWSVTVYNKDGYFTPNARNAYSLNNITAAKGSDGATVIQFGGADAVNLLPITDGWNYIVRLYRPRQQILDGSWTFPVAEPI
- a CDS encoding heme o synthase, encoding MSIRERRSLGGAPSRIRSTFLAYVALTKPRVIELLLVTAIPAMLLAHRGVVDPLLILNTLIGGMMAAAGANTLNCVADADIDKVMKRTARRPLAKASVPTRHALIFGLALTVASFAWLWWTTNLLSGVLGLVTIAFYVFVYTLLLKRRTSQNVVWGGAAGCMPVMIGWSAVTGTIQWPALVMFLVIFFWTPPHTWALAMRYKDDYKAAGVPMLPAVATERQVTKQILIYTWLTVLTTMVLALATGWLYASVALLAGAWFLVMAHQLYSGVKRGEPVKPLRLFLQSNNYLAVVFCALAVDSALALPTLFGR
- the tkt gene encoding transketolase, with amino-acid sequence MTTVEEISALTRPNHPDDWTDLDSAAVDTVRVLAADAVQKVGNGHPGTAMSLAPLAYSLFQRQMRHDPSDTHWIGRDRFVLSCGHSSLTLYIQLYLGGFGLELADIEALRTWGSLTPGHPEYRHTKGVEITTGPLGQGLASAVGMAMAARYERGLFDPDTAPGESPFDHYIYVIASDGDIEEGVTSEASSLAGTQELGNLIVFWDDNKISIEHDTQIALTEDTPARYRAYGWHVQEVEGGENVAGIEAAIAEAKKVTDKPSFIAVRTIIGYPAPTKMNTGGVHGAALGADEVAATKKVLGFDPDKSFEVRDDVIAHTRELVARGKKAHEDWQISFDAWAKREPERKALLDRLLAHELPEGWDADLPHWEADSKPVATRAASGAVLAAVGPKLPELWGGSADLAGSNNTTIKGAKSFGPPSQSTHDWTMSWYGRTLHFGIREHAMGAILSGIVLHGPTRAYGGTFLQFSDYMRPAVRLASLMDIDPIYVWTHDSIGLGEDGPTHQPIEHLAALRSIPNLSVVRPGDPNETAYAWKTVLERTANTGPVGLILTRQGVPVLEGTSAEGVARGGYVLGGGKPADDADVVIIATGSELQLAVAAQKALAEKDIVAAVVSMPCVEWFEKQPQDYQDSVLPPSVSARVAVEAGIAQPWHKLVGDTGQIVSIEHYGASADDKTLFREFGFTPEAVVAAAERSLNN